The DNA segment TTCGTGGTAGCTTTGGCGCAACCATGATACATACAATACAATGCAGCTGTACTTTAATGCTATCATGATTCATGCCTTCTTTCACTATTTGAGAgtgttgaatttagtttaactattattgaaaagaaaaaaaaaaaactacgcCATATATTTAATTCAAATGTTTAAtcagtatattttaatttttaattttctaaagaTTTTTGTTTTATCCCTTCCTCTTATTTTAACCAACTAACAAATATatattgctctttctctttcatttaTCGATATTTTAATACGGAACAGGAAAAAAAGCGCAAATAGTATTTTATATCTTCAATACTATACTTAGGAAATAAATACTTGCATGTTGACACTTGAGTGCTATTCATCAATCAACGTATAGACACTAGTTTGTAATATTTTCTTGTGCTCCTTAGTTCTTTATTATTGCATATTTTTTAACTTCTACCTGTTGCACCGTATTTATTCATGTTCTATTTTTAGGATAAAggaaaaacttttaattttgtacaaTGTAACTGTGCTAAATTTTTCCAACTAACAATCTATGATAGAAAAACTAGAATGAACTAACCGTTGTTCTTCATGtccaaaaaccaaaaaagcTATGCTCCCCTAGTTAGGTGTAAAAGCTAAtgatatttttatctaattttagtaattttgtcTAAGTAATTAAGGTAAGTGTTTTTGTACAGATAGAAAAGGtgtaatataaaaataactgaAGAAACTAAACATTATTGTTGATAACAGAATAATAGATTCAGGTGCAATAGATGTATAACGAGTTGATATTCTGTACAAAATAACAAACTTGCTAATACAAGAATTGTTGTGCAAAAATAGTGTATTTGTTGAAAAAATCACAAACCAAGCTATTCAATGATTTCACTCCTACAACAAGAAAAAAACAATTTCTGCTGGTATCAAACTTCCCAGCTATGCTTAaaccattttcatttttattaaatcTATATTTCCCAGACATCTTTGCATTGTGATTGTTTAATTTCATAATTAAGGTCTCTCTCAATTTACAAGCATGGATTTTCCTTCCATTTTGACGCAAAAGAACCATCAATTAaacagtagtagtagtagtagtccATTTGAGGTTCTCCCAGATGATGTCATACTCATAATATTCAACAAAGTTCAAGATGCCAAAACCCTAATCAGCTGTTTCTCTTTCAACAAGCATCTTGCATCTATTGTCTATCAAACCAATATCATATCACTCTCATTCCTTTCCCCTCATCATTACTCATACCTTTCATCTCTTTCCTACTACAAAACAAATGCTAGAAACATAAAAAGAAGGTATAATAATTATAGGAAATTCACCAGTGCTGTTTCCGTAGACTTGGTTAACTCTGCTGTCATCAATTTCCTAGCCACCAACCTCCTCGAAAGCGGAGGCGGCGACGACGAGTTCGACGATGATTCTCCCTCCCTGCGCCTCCAACCATTCCACCAAATCTCGCAACTCAACGTTGAGATATGTTCAGATCTGATCACAAGTTCCGACGATGTCTTCCGATGGAAAGCTAGATTTGGAAGCAAGATGAAGAGTTGGTCCTTGCTTTGCTGCTCAATGGTGCTTCAACGATTCGTGGTCGGTGATTGGTTGCCGGAATGGCCAAGATCGATGGCGTACAACAGATTCCGATACCGAGAGAATCGGATGAATTCGTGCTTCAAATCAGCGTTTGAGAGGTATGAGTTGGTAAAAGAGATGGCGGCGCAATTTCCGACGCTAAAGACGATGAAAGTGAGTGATGTGAATAAGGAAGGAATGTTAGCGATGACGGAGGAAGAGATGCGTGATATGAGGGGTTGTTCATCgttgaaggaagaagaagagagtaaTAATCTTTTGTTAGGGATGTGGTATGTGCCATTGTTGGAACTACCAATGGCGAATTGCACGTGGAAAGATGCAATGATGATTGTGATCCTTCCTGTGGAAAGTAAGGGTAGAGAGGTTGATTGCATATTTGACGGCAATGCGGAGGAGAAGATGATGTTCTCGGAGGCCATAAGAGAGATGCTCAAGCCAAACAAGGCTGACCACCGTGGCTGGAGATTGCAATCCGCTAAAATTCAATTCCGATGAGCAACCTCATACACATCTAACTGCTATCAAATATCTCTTTATACTTCTTTCTTTATGTGTATACTAGCCACTTAAAACTACTTATTCATTTCCATTCATATGTTATTATGTTGTATATattgtacatatatatatatacttgtgtgtgtttttttcaaGAGCAGCGAAAAaattattcatcattcttcaaTAAGATTAATTATGACATGCTCACAAATGAATAAAAACACCCACAAATCCTAATTCTTGCAATTACAATTGTTTAATTTCTATACTCTTAAATGTTAATTACAGCAGTTTTATCAAGTAGCAAAGGATATAGAAGGGGAGCaacaatttttatttgtatacctaacattattcataatttatcgTCAAATTAATTGTGCCACTAAAATTAAGTCATTAGAAATATCATTAATGATCACACATATTTATAGGAAATTTATAGTTAAGCAccacatatattttatttgccaATAAACAGTTCACTTATGTGTCAATATGTTAAACATGACCAATGTCCAAAACTATATGAATTATATATGAATAGGAAAATatgatttaataatattttacttttacctGTATTGtaaatttacttaaaaaaaaaatatttttcaagggAATTTTGTTAGCCAAAAGAAAAGGATCGATGGATATATCCTAAGGAGTTattgcaataaaaaaaattaatatattgtCAAGATAATTTATATACGTACATTTGATTACATAATgacacaataataaaaataattgttttaaatattatttaaaaatagatataattatgCAATTATAtcgtcaaaattaaattaaaaaaacggTGGACGGTGGAATAATTCTTGTTTTCAACGTATCTTTAACTTGGTTCCATCCCACAAAGAAAAAGGatattttcttcctttctttaaaaaaaatataccggGAAAAGGACTTGTTTTATTGCAACTTAGTAGCAAAATAGCAATACTCAGTACTCGCTTATccaatatttttgtttgtttctcaaATTCTCAGTCCTAATCCCGTTTCCATTCACAATTCCCATTTTGGAAACCGCTAACTCGAATCTTCCTACAACCTTCGCTCTCCCCTCTGAGAAAACCAGGTTCAAAACCGCGTTCAAACGCTTTTCCTCTCCGTTACATAACCATATCAAACACTCCTATTTCACCATCATCTATCTTTCTCATACACGCACATATCTGACATCCCCAGTTTAAAGTTTTAACCTCTCTCTTTAACCTTTCCGTTTCAAACTTTCAATTCTAATGGGTTCAGTTTCTACTTACAAAAGAAAAGAGCCACAGCCAAACAGCCCCTTTGACACACTACCGGACGATGTTATCCAGCTTATACTCAACAGAGTCAAAGACGCTAAGACCCTCGTTCGTTGCCTCACACTAAACAAGCGTTTCGCTTCTATTATCCCCCAAACCGACGTCGTTTCACTCCCACTCTTCGTCTCTCAACGCCCTCACCacaacaataatcaaaataacaatggaaataaTAACAATTTCAGCAGGGGCAATCCTGTAAATTTACTTAAATCAGTGGTCTGTTACCTCATCGCTAAATTCCGCCGCCGCAACAACCGTCACAGCAACCGCGGTGGTGAAGGCGATAATTCTGTCCCTGATTCTCTGTGCCAGTGCGCTCCGAAGCTACTCAAACCGTTCCGCCGCATCACGCACCTTCATTTCGAGCTCCACACCATTGGCGGCACCGTCGACAAGGAGTTCCTCAAATGGAAAGCGATCTACGGCCGCGAGCTCAAGACTTGCGGTGTTCTCTGCGCGACTTCGTTTCGCCGATCTAACGACGGCGAGTCGGTGCCGTTGAAAGAGGAACAACAGGAGGATGAAACGGTGCCTCATCCGCCGCCGTCGGTGCCGACTGAAGAATTCAAGGCTCGGATCATGTGGACAATCTCGTGCTTGATCTCGGCGTCGGCGAGGCATTtcttgctgaagcagatgctAGCGCAGTTTCCGACGCTGAAGACGGCGACGATAAGTGATGCGAGGAGGCAGGGGAGGTTGTCCATGGGGGAGGACGAGATCCGAGATCTGAGGGAGTCGCTGAAGGAGGAAGGCGCGACGGAGCTAACGGCGGAGCGTGTGGTGCCGGACCTTAGGATGAGGATGTGGTACGCGCCGGAGCTTGAGCTTCCGGCGGCGAGGTGCGTGCTGAAAGGAGCGACGCTGCTCGTGATTGGACCTGCTAACAGCAAGGAGGAGATGGTTCCTCCAGCGGATATCGGTTACGACGGTGATGCGGCAGAGCAGGCGTTGTTCGCGGAGGCGCAGAGAGAGATCGTGAAGATGAAGAAGCGGAGTTGCTACGTGATGGAAATGACGTCGTTTTGACGGTGTGTTACGTAACTATCATAACTGAACGACGACGTCGTTTCAGACTACAATAATAAATGCTCAGAAAACGTGGAATTTTAGCTAACATGAATTAGAGGATAAAATTTTGCGTTGTAACAAGTTAAGCATCGTGTAAATAACAAAACCATATGTTAATAGCTAGAAAAGTTGCGAATAAGGTAGCCTTTTACGTCATTGTATCTGACTAATATCAAAAGGGTAAGACATTAACATTGAGTTTCATTAAAATGCTTGTCTAGGCTTGCTTAATTTTGAGTGCTAATTAGTTCATGCAGGGAGTAATTGTATGCATGTGAAGTACTAAAGGGGTTTCCCGTTACGTCACTTGAGGATTCGATTCATTGAATCAAAAAACTAATCACTAAATGATATGAAAGATGGGGCGGTAATCAAAAGGATAATGCTCAGAAAAACAGAGAGCAGCTGTTTTACACACCATATACACATATGCCAATGCCATGGGCCCATGGCATGTTTTGTCAATCTGAAAGTTCCTTGGGCTCCAGTGCAAATTGACATTTCTTAACGAAGGATGATATGTGTatatttttgtgtatattttaatatgtattttatctttatattagaAATGATGGATAAGAAGTAGataggaaataaaaaaattttgctttttgcttttatactataaaaataaaatatacaaaaaatatataaaattatggaaatattattttattttttaaattgaaaattacaAACTTTTTGCTacatgtatttttataaaaaaatgttaaagaattagtaaaatttattatttttaaataactattaattaataatatttaaaaatatgaactaaaaatatattattaaatttttaaactaaaaaaattaaattaataactaaaattacctacataaaataataaattctagtaacttttgagttttttttttgcgTAATCATAAATAGTCTTACATTGGTAACGCATAATGACCTacttaattgattaattaaaatacttaaaattaatataattaatttttttaataatgtcatttaaatttataaatttaaaaataatttactattaaaaaatattaatattaaataaattcatatataacaataatatacAATCTATAATTTGGGATTACACgaatttgtaaaattacttaatataaagaaaaacataattaaactctATAGTTAACGACAAACATTGTGAAATTGCCATATGTGTTCAATCAAGTCCTCTTTCAATTGTGTGATTTTGTAAACTtgaaagaagacgaagaagagtagaagaaaatgTGAGAATAGAAGTGTATGTAAGTGGTATATATAgagtaataaaatattaatttattagtagtGACGGTAACATATTAACGGCTAATTTTCAACGACTAATTTTACAACtgctaattttaataatgtggttagcattttaaatttcaaaaataaaaataaccaacccaacaaaaaattattttgtaaagtatacaaattaaatttactttttgatgtaagtaaatttaattaattataatttaatataatttattttttaaataatttgtcaAATGTCAAGTTATTATTGAATATATAGAGTCTCTATTCAGAGGACTCTCTCTCCTCAAAATTAATGTAGAAATTcaacttcttcctttttcaaggCATAAATCCTTCTTTCCTTCTCACACAGTAGACGGGCTCCAAATTTTCTCCTCTTAAAAATGCTATAATAATTGATATATAAAAGTGTAAgataatgtaaaatataatcatttatatattttttattagtttgtgCGCAAAAATTTGTAAAACATACAAAATTTAGTGTATTTATTAACTATTGGTTATAAACTATTGACCCTCTTAAATTggctgtttttttttatatgattttaatgTGTGAGTTAGCCTCAGTTATGTTGTTTTGGGAGGATTTACGGTGGTGTGACG comes from the Arachis duranensis cultivar V14167 chromosome 7, aradu.V14167.gnm2.J7QH, whole genome shotgun sequence genome and includes:
- the LOC107496436 gene encoding F-box protein At5g46170 — its product is MGSVSTYKRKEPQPNSPFDTLPDDVIQLILNRVKDAKTLVRCLTLNKRFASIIPQTDVVSLPLFVSQRPHHNNNQNNNGNNNNFSRGNPVNLLKSVVCYLIAKFRRRNNRHSNRGGEGDNSVPDSLCQCAPKLLKPFRRITHLHFELHTIGGTVDKEFLKWKAIYGRELKTCGVLCATSFRRSNDGESVPLKEEQQEDETVPHPPPSVPTEEFKARIMWTISCLISASARHFLLKQMLAQFPTLKTATISDARRQGRLSMGEDEIRDLRESLKEEGATELTAERVVPDLRMRMWYAPELELPAARCVLKGATLLVIGPANSKEEMVPPADIGYDGDAAEQALFAEAQREIVKMKKRSCYVMEMTSF
- the LOC107496435 gene encoding F-box protein At4g18380-like; translated protein: MDFPSILTQKNHQLNSSSSSSPFEVLPDDVILIIFNKVQDAKTLISCFSFNKHLASIVYQTNIISLSFLSPHHYSYLSSLSYYKTNARNIKRRYNNYRKFTSAVSVDLVNSAVINFLATNLLESGGGDDEFDDDSPSLRLQPFHQISQLNVEICSDLITSSDDVFRWKARFGSKMKSWSLLCCSMVLQRFVVGDWLPEWPRSMAYNRFRYRENRMNSCFKSAFERYELVKEMAAQFPTLKTMKVSDVNKEGMLAMTEEEMRDMRGCSSLKEEEESNNLLLGMWYVPLLELPMANCTWKDAMMIVILPVESKGREVDCIFDGNAEEKMMFSEAIREMLKPNKADHRGWRLQSAKIQFR